From one Microlunatus sp. Gsoil 973 genomic stretch:
- a CDS encoding DMT family transporter, which produces MSIDEALRAPDRPAVRTVSRLRTRLGTVLPGVALVVLWSSGFVGAELGARYAEPLTLLSWRFVVGSLILLGVCAIVRPRFDRHEIGRQAVIGLLAVAVYLSACYIAVRHGVSGGTTSLIAALQPLLVAVAAGPFLGERTRPRQRIGLAIGLIGVGVVVSGGLSIGRAPTWAYLLVVVGVIALSGGTLLSRRWRTGSLLVSLATQTCTAAVTVTAASALTGQLRPPATTDFWFAVAWIALLSGLGGYGAFLLVIRRQGAVAVGTWLYLSPPTTMLWTWIMFGDRIGVLGFLGVLVTAAGVILAIIRTPAAGRDGRPG; this is translated from the coding sequence GTGAGCATCGATGAAGCCCTCAGGGCACCCGATCGTCCCGCCGTGCGCACGGTCTCCCGCCTCCGTACGCGGCTCGGCACCGTCCTGCCGGGCGTCGCGCTGGTCGTGTTGTGGAGTTCCGGCTTCGTCGGCGCGGAACTCGGCGCCCGTTACGCTGAACCGCTGACCCTGTTGTCCTGGCGGTTCGTCGTGGGATCGCTGATCCTGCTCGGCGTCTGTGCCATCGTCCGCCCGCGGTTCGACCGTCACGAGATCGGCCGTCAGGCCGTGATCGGTCTGCTTGCCGTCGCGGTCTATCTGAGCGCCTGCTACATCGCGGTCCGGCACGGCGTGTCCGGCGGCACGACGTCGTTGATCGCGGCGCTCCAGCCGCTGCTGGTCGCGGTGGCTGCCGGGCCGTTCCTGGGCGAGCGCACCCGTCCACGGCAGCGGATCGGGCTGGCCATCGGACTGATCGGGGTCGGCGTTGTGGTCTCCGGTGGACTCAGCATCGGGCGGGCGCCGACCTGGGCGTACCTGCTGGTCGTTGTCGGCGTGATCGCTCTCAGCGGCGGCACGCTGCTCAGCCGGCGGTGGCGTACCGGATCGCTGCTGGTGTCGCTGGCCACCCAGACCTGCACCGCCGCCGTGACGGTGACGGCAGCGTCCGCACTCACCGGGCAGCTGCGGCCGCCGGCCACGACGGACTTCTGGTTCGCCGTCGCTTGGATCGCCCTGCTCAGCGGCCTCGGCGGCTATGGCGCCTTCCTGCTGGTGATTCGCCGGCAGGGTGCGGTCGCGGTCGGCACCTGGCTCTACCTGAGTCCGCCGACGACGATGTTGTGGACCTGGATCATGTTCGGCGACCGGATCGGCGTGCTGGGATTTCTCGGCGTCCTGGTCACCGCGGCCGGCGTGATCCTGGCCATCATCCGAACCCCGGCCGCCGGTCGCGATGGCCGACCGGGTTGA
- a CDS encoding TetR/AcrR family transcriptional regulator, translating to MVSGVSARRRTPPGRIDLDRLPPAGRRILATAGELFYRRGIAAVGVEEIAEQAMTTKKTIYDRFGSKEGLVTAYLQSRCRTWQQYLAEWLDGSTSAGPERVLEPLRALHAWMINNDRGCGFVNAYAELAGTGHAGLQVIAEEKRMVREVYAQLITEAGLDEVERRADELAIVHEGTIQQVAAAGNPRAAERAIDLGRLILS from the coding sequence ATGGTTTCCGGAGTTTCCGCCCGACGCCGTACCCCACCTGGCCGGATCGATCTGGACCGGCTGCCCCCGGCGGGCCGGCGCATCCTCGCAACCGCCGGCGAACTCTTCTATCGGCGCGGGATCGCCGCCGTCGGCGTCGAGGAGATCGCGGAGCAGGCGATGACCACCAAGAAGACCATCTACGACCGCTTCGGGTCCAAGGAGGGACTGGTCACGGCCTACCTGCAGAGCCGTTGCCGCACCTGGCAGCAGTACCTCGCAGAGTGGCTCGACGGGTCGACCAGTGCAGGCCCGGAGCGGGTCCTGGAGCCGCTGCGCGCACTCCACGCGTGGATGATCAACAACGACCGCGGCTGCGGTTTCGTCAACGCCTACGCCGAACTCGCCGGCACCGGGCACGCAGGTTTGCAGGTGATCGCCGAGGAGAAACGGATGGTCCGCGAGGTGTATGCACAGTTGATCACCGAGGCCGGACTGGACGAGGTGGAGCGGCGCGCTGACGAGCTCGCCATAGTCCACGAGGGAACGATCCAGCAGGTCGCCGCGGCGGGCAATCCGCGTGCCGCCGAGCGGGCCATCGATCTGGGCAGGTTGATCCTTTCCTGA
- a CDS encoding DUF2510 domain-containing protein, producing the protein MANAGWYPDPGGQQGMYRYWDGHAWSAVTTSNPAAPPPSQGLGQSSPSGGGQQPYGSGQSGGQQYGQNQYGQNQYGGIPTQPSAYQAYQQQTKKRSGVGWWLGGAAVLVVLIIVGVMVIRNLGGGGGLNDPTGGGGGSSNPCPTTTTQPSANPNHPNDGRVHGGPISYPLLGQPWGAPMPDSRVPFGTDVQEQAITTEASYQPGSNWVASVLIAQLIAGDGFFTPKEGTSIVARCVVGAFYGDNPVERHDEVSKAMKVDGHDAWYLRSHLTFDIEGLQAKGEVMTIVVINAGATSGLYYASIPDNAKRWQAPADQALEGITVDK; encoded by the coding sequence GTGGCAAACGCAGGTTGGTATCCGGATCCAGGCGGCCAGCAGGGCATGTACCGCTATTGGGACGGGCACGCCTGGTCGGCGGTGACCACCTCGAACCCGGCCGCGCCACCACCCAGCCAGGGCCTCGGCCAGTCAAGTCCCTCGGGAGGCGGGCAACAGCCCTACGGATCCGGTCAGTCCGGTGGCCAGCAGTACGGGCAGAACCAGTACGGGCAGAACCAGTACGGGGGCATCCCGACACAGCCGAGTGCGTACCAGGCCTATCAGCAACAGACGAAGAAGCGCAGCGGCGTGGGCTGGTGGCTGGGCGGCGCCGCCGTCCTGGTTGTGCTGATCATCGTCGGGGTGATGGTGATCCGGAACCTCGGCGGTGGCGGCGGCCTCAACGACCCGACGGGCGGTGGCGGCGGCTCGTCCAACCCCTGCCCGACCACGACCACGCAGCCGTCAGCCAACCCGAACCATCCCAACGACGGCCGGGTGCACGGTGGTCCGATCTCCTATCCCCTACTGGGGCAACCGTGGGGCGCACCGATGCCGGACTCGCGTGTGCCGTTCGGTACCGACGTACAGGAGCAGGCGATCACCACCGAAGCCAGCTATCAGCCGGGAAGCAACTGGGTCGCGTCGGTGCTGATCGCCCAGTTGATCGCCGGCGACGGCTTCTTCACCCCGAAGGAGGGCACGAGCATCGTCGCCAGGTGCGTGGTCGGCGCCTTCTACGGGGACAACCCGGTCGAGCGGCACGATGAGGTGAGCAAGGCCATGAAGGTCGATGGCCACGACGCCTGGTACTTGCGCTCCCACCTGACCTTCGACATCGAGGGTCTGCAGGCCAAGGGTGAGGTGATGACGATCGTTGTGATCAACGCCGGCGCCACCTCCGGTCTTTACTACGCATCGATCCCCGACAACGCCAAGCGATGGCAGGCGCCCGCGGACCAGGCGCTGGAGGGCATCACCGTCGACAAGTGA
- a CDS encoding glycoside hydrolase family 3 N-terminal domain-containing protein encodes MAERRHGRDVAGLGGPAGHGRVERVITEQRRARNHPARRSVVGCSRTIRVGAAGLAAAAVVALAACGQPVTPDSDATSPAASPGGRTSPTSSGPTSAGSTSPTSPPEATSSAGGPKTPSHPASSNKPGTPAGSCSTLAGELSLDQQVGQLFMAATSSSGMTTSEADRLASLKIGSVLLLGNSTAGRSTISEVTSSIKQRVGADHGVQVLLAADQEGGLVQRLAGPGFDTVPSAEEQATISDGRLRSDARHWGRQLKRAGITANLAPVSDVVPTSIGTLNQPIGALHRGYGPDPDVVARKNVAFITGMEAAGVATTVKHFPGLGIVRGNTDTSTDVTDDVTTRHDRRLAGFRAGIRSGVDMVMVSSAVYTKIDPNRPATFSRTVLDGMIRGDLGFGGVIISDDLDGKALNGVAVRHRALRFIRAGGDLSIVGQPADVEPMVDAVRQDAADDPGLRAQVRQAATRVLIMKARHGLADCTSS; translated from the coding sequence ATGGCAGAGCGCCGACACGGGCGAGATGTCGCCGGTTTGGGCGGACCTGCCGGGCATGGCAGAGTCGAGCGGGTGATCACCGAGCAGCGTCGAGCCCGGAACCACCCAGCACGCCGATCTGTGGTCGGCTGCAGCCGTACCATCCGGGTCGGTGCTGCAGGTCTGGCCGCGGCCGCGGTAGTTGCGCTGGCCGCCTGTGGCCAGCCGGTAACGCCCGATTCCGACGCGACCAGCCCGGCGGCCTCGCCCGGCGGCAGGACGTCGCCCACTTCCTCCGGCCCGACTTCGGCGGGCTCCACGTCACCGACGAGCCCGCCGGAGGCGACGTCATCGGCGGGCGGGCCGAAGACACCGAGTCACCCCGCGTCCAGCAACAAGCCCGGCACCCCCGCAGGAAGCTGCTCGACCCTCGCCGGGGAACTGTCGCTTGACCAGCAGGTCGGCCAACTGTTCATGGCCGCCACGAGCTCGTCGGGCATGACCACCAGCGAGGCCGACCGGCTCGCCTCGCTCAAGATCGGATCGGTGCTGCTGCTGGGCAATTCCACCGCCGGCCGGTCCACGATCTCCGAGGTCACCTCCTCGATCAAACAGCGGGTCGGCGCTGATCACGGTGTGCAGGTGCTGCTGGCCGCCGACCAGGAGGGCGGCCTGGTCCAGCGGTTGGCCGGCCCCGGATTCGACACCGTCCCCAGCGCCGAGGAACAGGCAACGATCTCCGACGGTCGACTGCGATCGGACGCGCGGCACTGGGGCCGTCAGCTCAAGCGGGCCGGGATCACCGCGAACCTGGCTCCCGTGTCGGACGTGGTCCCGACGTCGATCGGCACACTCAACCAGCCGATCGGTGCGTTGCATCGCGGCTACGGCCCGGATCCGGACGTCGTGGCACGCAAGAACGTCGCCTTCATCACCGGCATGGAGGCGGCCGGTGTCGCAACGACGGTGAAGCACTTCCCCGGCCTCGGCATCGTCCGCGGCAACACCGACACCAGCACGGACGTGACAGACGACGTGACCACCCGTCACGACAGAAGGCTCGCCGGCTTCCGGGCGGGCATCCGGTCAGGCGTCGACATGGTGATGGTGTCCTCGGCGGTCTACACCAAGATCGACCCGAACCGTCCGGCCACCTTCTCCCGAACCGTGTTGGACGGGATGATCCGGGGCGATCTCGGTTTCGGCGGGGTGATCATCTCCGACGATCTGGACGGCAAGGCATTGAACGGGGTCGCCGTACGCCATCGTGCGCTGCGGTTCATCCGGGCCGGTGGCGACCTTTCGATCGTCGGTCAGCCGGCCGATGTCGAGCCGATGGTCGACGCCGTGCGGCAGGATGCAGCCGACGATCCGGGTTTGCGTGCCCAGGTCCGACAGGCCGCGACCAGGGTCTTGATCATGAAGGCCCGGCACGGTCTGGCCGATTGCACCAGTTCATGA
- a CDS encoding mycothione reductase, translating to MRHFDLCVIGSGSGNSIVDEQFAHQSVALIDQGVGPNAVFGGTCLNLGCIPTKMFVLPADVATSPVEGARLGVDLTFNRADWKAIRDRIFGRIDPISSGGEQWRAAAHNVTLYREHAGFVAPKTLQVADDQITADRIVIAAGSRAVLPDVPGLDEVTVHTSDTVMRIDELPESMIIFGGGFIAAEFAHIFSAFGVDVTVVLRSHRMLRHEDDDVATRFTDLIGERVRVLRNTRVTEVQACDDGRIRMITDRERTLTADLLLVAIGRRPNGDLLDVAAAGVDLDDEGRVIVDDYQQTTADGVFALGDVSSPYQLKHVANHEARVVQHNLLHPDSMIKSDHRFVPHAVFSDPQVASVGLTEQDAIHEGRDFVTAVQEYGSVAYGWAMEDTRHFAKLIADRRSKQLIGAHIIGPQASTLIQPLIQAMSFGLAVPEMARGQYWIHPALPELVENALLSLRFD from the coding sequence ATGCGGCACTTCGATCTGTGCGTCATCGGCTCCGGATCCGGCAACTCGATCGTCGACGAGCAGTTCGCCCACCAGAGCGTGGCACTGATCGATCAGGGTGTCGGCCCGAACGCCGTCTTCGGTGGAACCTGTCTCAACCTCGGCTGCATCCCGACCAAGATGTTCGTCCTTCCCGCCGACGTGGCGACCAGCCCGGTCGAGGGCGCGCGCCTGGGCGTCGACCTGACCTTCAACCGGGCCGACTGGAAAGCCATCCGGGACCGGATCTTCGGTCGCATCGACCCGATCTCGTCCGGCGGCGAGCAGTGGCGGGCCGCGGCGCACAACGTCACGCTCTATCGCGAGCATGCGGGGTTCGTCGCCCCGAAGACACTGCAGGTCGCCGATGATCAGATCACCGCCGACCGGATCGTCATCGCAGCCGGCAGCCGCGCCGTGCTGCCGGACGTTCCGGGACTGGACGAGGTGACCGTGCACACCTCAGATACCGTGATGCGGATCGACGAGCTCCCGGAGTCGATGATCATTTTCGGCGGTGGATTCATCGCTGCAGAATTCGCTCACATCTTCTCCGCCTTCGGCGTCGACGTCACCGTCGTGCTGCGCTCCCACCGGATGCTGCGGCACGAGGACGACGACGTCGCGACCCGGTTCACCGACCTGATCGGGGAGCGGGTGCGGGTACTCAGGAACACCCGCGTCACCGAGGTGCAGGCTTGCGACGACGGGCGGATTCGGATGATCACCGACCGGGAACGGACCCTGACGGCAGACCTGCTCCTTGTTGCCATCGGGCGCCGGCCCAACGGTGATCTGCTGGACGTCGCGGCCGCCGGGGTCGATCTTGACGACGAGGGCCGGGTGATCGTCGACGATTACCAGCAGACGACTGCGGACGGTGTCTTCGCATTGGGCGACGTCTCTTCGCCCTATCAACTCAAGCACGTGGCAAATCACGAGGCCCGGGTCGTCCAGCACAACCTGTTGCACCCTGATTCGATGATCAAGTCCGACCATCGGTTCGTTCCGCACGCGGTCTTCTCCGATCCGCAGGTCGCCTCCGTAGGGCTGACCGAACAGGACGCGATCCATGAGGGTCGCGATTTCGTCACCGCGGTCCAGGAGTACGGCAGTGTCGCCTACGGGTGGGCGATGGAGGACACCAGACATTTCGCCAAGCTGATCGCCGACCGCCGATCGAAGCAGCTGATCGGGGCCCACATCATCGGACCCCAGGCATCGACCTTGATCCAACCGCTGATCCAGGCGATGAGCTTCGGACTGGCCGTGCCGGAGATGGCCCGGGGTCAGTACTGGATCCACCCCGCCCTGCCGGAGCTGGTCGAGAACGCACTGCTGTCCCTGCGATTCGACTGA
- a CDS encoding DNA alkylation repair protein, with translation MTVPDPPAEVVDALHTAADPQTAAFLAGYFKTGPGEYGFGDRFSGVKVPVIRSIVKPYARVPFHVDAWLPLLRSEIHEHRLATLLAMTYRFPRADPREQTRIYRCYLDNTDSINNWDLVDLSCRAVVGAYLFDRDRTVLDRLARSESLWERRIAIISTHEFIRRGETEDTYRIALILIHDSHDLIHKAVGWSLREAGKRVSRAELLEFLDHHAAELPRTTLRYAIEHLAPDQRRHYRGLRSARTTS, from the coding sequence ATGACAGTGCCGGATCCGCCGGCGGAGGTGGTGGACGCGCTCCATACCGCGGCCGACCCGCAGACGGCGGCCTTCCTGGCCGGCTACTTCAAGACCGGCCCGGGGGAGTACGGCTTCGGTGATCGGTTCAGCGGCGTGAAGGTCCCGGTCATCCGGTCGATCGTCAAGCCGTACGCCAGGGTGCCCTTCCACGTCGACGCCTGGCTGCCGTTGCTTCGCAGCGAGATCCACGAACACCGACTCGCGACACTGCTGGCCATGACCTACCGGTTCCCGCGCGCGGACCCGCGGGAACAGACTCGGATCTACCGCTGCTACCTCGACAACACCGACTCCATCAACAACTGGGATCTGGTCGATCTGTCCTGCCGCGCGGTCGTCGGCGCATATCTGTTCGATCGCGACCGTACGGTGCTTGATCGGTTGGCCCGATCCGAGTCGCTGTGGGAGCGCCGGATCGCCATCATCAGCACCCACGAATTCATTCGTCGCGGCGAGACCGAGGACACCTACCGGATCGCGCTGATCCTGATCCACGACTCCCATGACCTGATCCACAAGGCGGTCGGCTGGTCGCTGCGTGAGGCCGGTAAGCGAGTCAGTCGTGCGGAGCTGTTGGAATTCCTTGATCATCACGCCGCCGAACTGCCACGCACCACGTTGCGTTACGCCATCGAGCACCTGGCGCCCGACCAGCGTCGGCACTACCGCGGCCTCCGGTCGGCTCGGACCACGAGCTGA
- a CDS encoding NUDIX hydrolase has translation MGNQFLASNSFGYRLTSFGPATEDRLDDDHDAVLAASFVVVERGGQVLLVFDRWRQHWELPGGAREAGESPRAAAVRELTEETGLHAEELIFVGVSSYETPGEADERVAVYRTTLPDEHPDPVPLFEPDAEIAAVRWWRPGPKPEADNVDTLDAVIIDRVLAG, from the coding sequence ATGGGAAACCAGTTCCTGGCCAGCAACTCCTTCGGTTACCGTCTGACGTCTTTCGGCCCCGCCACCGAGGATCGCCTGGACGATGATCACGACGCCGTGCTCGCGGCCTCGTTCGTCGTCGTCGAGCGCGGTGGCCAGGTGCTGCTGGTCTTCGATCGGTGGCGGCAGCATTGGGAACTGCCCGGCGGGGCTCGCGAGGCCGGCGAGTCGCCGCGCGCCGCGGCGGTCCGCGAACTGACCGAGGAGACCGGTTTGCACGCCGAGGAGTTGATCTTCGTCGGGGTCTCTTCGTATGAGACGCCGGGCGAAGCGGATGAGCGGGTGGCCGTCTACCGGACGACACTTCCCGACGAACACCCCGATCCGGTCCCGCTGTTCGAACCGGATGCCGAGATCGCCGCGGTGCGCTGGTGGAGGCCCGGTCCGAAGCCGGAGGCAGACAACGTCGACACGCTGGACGCCGTGATCATCGACCGGGTGCTCGCTGGATGA
- a CDS encoding glycogen debranching N-terminal domain-containing protein, whose amino-acid sequence MTDEAAAPVIADELAASSDVLARDPYVTLVEGSSFCVSTHAGAIQPAGAYGLFVRDTRVLSRWELFVDGAPVDPLSVVPEEPFSCRFVGRAPARPGHADATLLVEQRRFVGQGMREDITLHNYGPEPAGVDLLLRIEADFADLFEVKDRRSAGSGRTVGKRSVGHDLVFWLEHTPNGRGLRITAPDGQANGDGIVFRAIVPAHGRWTTTVEVLPSVDGEEIAAVFPADRPVESARPSERVRGWNKAAPEIAVGHQGLAQALAISRRDLGALRIVDGDHPDDDVVAAGAPWFMALFGRDSLLTSAMMLPYFPELALGTLRTLARMQGRRVDLMSEEQPGKILHEVRLGADQSLALGGASVYYGSIDSTPLFVRLVGDALGWGLPTEAIRELMPAVDAAMAWIEEYGDSDGDGFVEYQRFTDRGLLHQGWKDSFDSISFADGRQARTPIALAEVQGYCYAAYLARAELAEAFGDDATRRRFQDLAAALKRRFHEAFWLPEQGFYAVALDGAKQRVDSVTSNIGHCLWTGIVDDRVAGQVVERLMSEEMFTGFGIRTLSSTATAFNPVSYHNGAVWPHDTALVAAGLERYGFRAEAEQVVVALLDAAAAFGGRLPELFCGFSRSDVPIPVPYPTSCSPQAWAAAVPFELMNIALGIRADLPRASFLLRPIMPVIGRLRIDGLRLGPYAMSINGDPDGVRITGLPDEVRSGVQS is encoded by the coding sequence ATGACCGACGAAGCCGCAGCCCCGGTGATTGCCGACGAACTGGCGGCGTCCAGCGATGTCCTGGCCCGGGATCCCTACGTGACGCTGGTCGAGGGATCGTCCTTCTGCGTGTCCACCCATGCCGGGGCGATCCAGCCGGCCGGCGCGTACGGCCTGTTCGTCCGCGACACCCGGGTGCTGTCCCGCTGGGAACTGTTCGTCGACGGTGCGCCGGTCGACCCGCTCAGCGTGGTACCCGAGGAGCCGTTCAGCTGCCGCTTCGTCGGCCGCGCACCGGCCCGCCCCGGGCATGCCGACGCCACGCTGCTGGTCGAACAGCGCCGCTTCGTCGGCCAGGGCATGCGGGAGGACATCACCCTGCACAACTACGGTCCGGAGCCGGCCGGCGTCGACCTGCTGCTGCGGATCGAGGCCGACTTCGCCGATCTGTTCGAGGTGAAGGATCGACGCAGCGCAGGTTCGGGCCGTACGGTCGGCAAGCGCTCGGTCGGCCACGACCTGGTCTTCTGGCTCGAGCACACGCCGAACGGTCGCGGGTTGCGGATCACCGCGCCGGACGGCCAGGCGAACGGGGACGGCATCGTCTTCCGCGCCATCGTGCCGGCCCACGGCCGCTGGACGACCACCGTCGAGGTGCTTCCCAGTGTCGACGGCGAGGAGATCGCGGCGGTCTTCCCCGCCGACCGCCCGGTGGAGTCCGCCCGGCCGTCGGAGCGGGTGCGCGGCTGGAACAAGGCGGCTCCCGAGATCGCCGTCGGACATCAGGGGCTCGCCCAGGCGTTGGCGATCAGCCGCCGGGATCTTGGCGCCCTGCGGATCGTCGACGGTGATCATCCCGACGATGACGTGGTCGCCGCCGGGGCTCCCTGGTTCATGGCCCTCTTCGGCCGGGACTCGCTGCTGACCAGCGCCATGATGCTGCCGTACTTCCCCGAGTTGGCCCTGGGCACGCTCCGGACCCTCGCCCGGATGCAGGGCCGCAGGGTCGACCTGATGAGCGAGGAGCAGCCGGGGAAGATCCTGCACGAGGTACGCCTCGGTGCCGATCAGTCTCTGGCGCTGGGCGGCGCCAGCGTCTACTACGGATCCATCGACTCGACTCCGCTGTTCGTCCGGTTGGTCGGTGACGCACTGGGTTGGGGATTGCCGACAGAGGCGATCCGGGAGCTGATGCCGGCCGTCGACGCGGCCATGGCCTGGATCGAGGAGTACGGCGACAGCGACGGCGACGGTTTCGTCGAGTACCAGCGCTTCACCGACCGGGGCCTGCTGCACCAGGGCTGGAAGGACAGCTTCGACTCGATCAGCTTCGCCGACGGCCGCCAGGCCAGGACGCCGATCGCCCTGGCCGAGGTGCAGGGCTACTGCTACGCGGCCTACCTGGCCCGGGCCGAACTCGCCGAAGCGTTCGGCGACGACGCAACCCGCCGCCGGTTTCAGGACCTGGCCGCCGCACTGAAACGCCGCTTCCACGAGGCGTTCTGGCTGCCTGAGCAGGGTTTCTATGCGGTCGCTCTGGACGGTGCGAAACAACGGGTGGACAGCGTCACCTCCAATATCGGGCACTGTCTGTGGACCGGGATCGTCGATGATCGAGTTGCCGGTCAGGTGGTCGAGCGGCTGATGTCGGAGGAGATGTTCACCGGATTCGGAATCCGGACCCTGTCCTCGACGGCCACCGCTTTCAACCCGGTGAGTTACCACAACGGCGCGGTCTGGCCGCACGACACCGCCCTGGTCGCCGCCGGCCTGGAGCGGTACGGGTTCCGCGCCGAGGCGGAGCAGGTGGTTGTTGCCCTGCTGGACGCGGCGGCCGCGTTCGGCGGCCGGCTGCCGGAACTGTTCTGCGGTTTCAGCCGGTCGGATGTGCCGATCCCGGTGCCCTACCCGACCTCATGTTCTCCCCAGGCCTGGGCGGCAGCTGTGCCGTTCGAGCTGATGAACATAGCACTCGGGATCCGGGCCGATCTGCCACGCGCGTCGTTCCTGCTGCGGCCGATCATGCCGGTGATCGGCAGGTTGCGGATCGACGGACTTCGGCTCGGCCCGTACGCGATGTCGATCAACGGCGACCCCGACGGCGTACGGATCACCGGACTCCCCGACGAGGTACGGTCCGGCGTCCAGTCCTGA
- a CDS encoding pyridoxamine 5'-phosphate oxidase family protein, giving the protein MSGGLTTGPTGVPARLPDGYNDTGEQTPLDWAVVRVRLEQAKHFWFSTSDDQGAPHARPIWGAWVDDRLYADGDVHHTRWGRDLLANPRTQVHLESATEVVIVDGDFSMTNDLTPESFARVQGSYLRRYESYQPESADGLFMVKPRQVLAWTNFPRDVTRFDFS; this is encoded by the coding sequence ATGAGTGGCGGGCTGACGACAGGACCAACGGGCGTTCCGGCACGACTGCCGGACGGCTACAACGACACCGGAGAACAGACACCGCTGGACTGGGCCGTCGTCCGGGTCCGGCTGGAGCAGGCCAAACACTTCTGGTTCAGCACCTCCGACGATCAGGGCGCCCCGCATGCCCGGCCGATCTGGGGAGCCTGGGTGGACGACAGGCTGTACGCCGACGGTGACGTGCACCACACCCGCTGGGGACGTGACCTGCTGGCCAACCCTCGCACCCAGGTCCATCTGGAGAGCGCCACCGAGGTGGTGATCGTCGACGGCGACTTCTCGATGACCAACGACCTGACGCCGGAGTCGTTCGCCCGGGTGCAGGGCAGCTATCTGCGACGCTATGAGAGCTACCAGCCGGAGTCCGCCGACGGGCTGTTCATGGTCAAGCCGCGGCAGGTGCTCGCCTGGACCAACTTTCCCCGCGATGTGACTCGCTTCGACTTCAGCTGA
- a CDS encoding aminoglycoside phosphotransferase family protein — MAYPIEFRLSENPWAPTAVVEEINARTGSGLVLTGLADQVGGVSSAAFVDWPDGRRSALTRSRTPLSMMQLTAAVLNEARAAGLPVPAHQLVLELSDGYLAVVQERLPGRHAERLDTTTAEEFVAANNRFAGLLHDHPEVPPPAAFPVDGPGYGGFETTIGRSRRGRRLLSALRAVDGGRPLRMGGKDLVHTDYTPGNVLFDDSGRVSGVVDWNFGVARGDRRYALIGLQWSSIGASTIQAAQRSRIDADLADLDPGLRRSYEAHWAVHRARRSITEGFSADRIEADLEFAEAVVGISGQNVVR; from the coding sequence ATGGCATATCCGATCGAGTTCAGGCTCTCGGAGAATCCCTGGGCGCCGACCGCGGTGGTCGAGGAGATCAACGCCCGGACCGGCAGTGGCCTGGTGCTGACCGGGCTGGCCGACCAGGTGGGCGGCGTCAGCAGCGCCGCCTTCGTCGACTGGCCCGACGGACGACGTTCGGCGCTCACCCGTTCGCGAACGCCGCTGTCGATGATGCAGTTGACGGCGGCCGTGCTGAACGAGGCACGGGCGGCCGGTCTTCCGGTCCCTGCCCATCAACTGGTGCTGGAACTGTCCGACGGCTACCTCGCCGTCGTGCAGGAACGGTTACCCGGCCGGCATGCGGAGCGACTGGACACGACGACCGCGGAGGAGTTCGTTGCGGCGAACAACCGGTTCGCCGGACTGCTCCATGATCATCCGGAGGTCCCGCCACCTGCGGCATTCCCTGTCGACGGACCCGGGTACGGCGGCTTCGAAACCACGATCGGCCGCAGCCGGCGCGGCCGACGGCTGCTCAGTGCGCTGCGAGCGGTGGACGGGGGCCGGCCGCTGCGGATGGGCGGGAAGGACCTGGTCCACACCGATTACACGCCGGGCAACGTCCTGTTCGACGACTCCGGCCGGGTCAGCGGCGTCGTCGACTGGAACTTCGGCGTCGCCCGCGGCGACCGGCGCTACGCATTGATCGGTCTGCAGTGGAGCAGCATCGGGGCGAGCACCATACAGGCTGCCCAGAGAAGCCGGATCGATGCTGACCTGGCCGATCTCGACCCGGGGCTGCGACGCAGCTACGAGGCGCACTGGGCCGTCCACCGGGCGCGCCGGTCCATCACGGAGGGATTTTCCGCCGACCGGATCGAGGCCGATCTGGAGTTCGCCGAAGCGGTGGTCGGCATTTCGGGCCAGAACGTGGTTCGGTGA